The genomic region CACCCCCGAGCCGATTCACGGACCAGGGCTCGCTCGGGCATGGGCGGAGCGCCGTCCGTGGTCGGGCTCTGGGAGTTGCGCCACCGGGCCAGCTCCCGGACCAGCGTCTTCCAGCAGTCCCTGAGGGGCGCGTAGGCCCCCGCTCCGTCTCCGTGGTGGGCGCACAGGCCCATCGCCAGCTCGCTCTTGTCGCCGGTCGCCAGGACGAGGTGGCCCTCCTCGCGGGACAGGGCCTTGAGCAGGACACCCCTGGCCTGTTCGAGCAGGTCCTCCCCTCCGCCCGCCCCGGCGACGGTGATCGTCGATTCCAGGGCGTCGAGCAGCCGGTCCACGGGGTAGAGGCGGCGGGTGAGCCCCTGCCGCTTGATCAGGTCCTCCGCGTCGTCCAGGGCCTCGGGATCGCTGCCCCGACCGGGCATGACGAGCGCGTGGACGGCGTCGGCCCCCACAGCGTCGGCGGCGATCGTGGCGGTCAGCGCGGAGTCGGCCCCGCCGGAGACGCCGACCAGGACCGAGGTGAAGCCGTTCTTGCGGACGTGGTCGCGGACTCCGGCCACGAGCGCCGAGTAGACCTCGCCGAGGTCGTTCAGCGGGTCGCGGCGCGGAGTGAGCGACGGCGGACGCGCCTCGTACGGTGCCGGGGCCCGGTCCGAGACCGTGTACCGGACGACGCGGAAGCCGCCGGCCTCGTCCGCGCGCCAGGAGGTGTCCTCGGCCCTGGGCAGCTCGACGTCGGTGACCAGCAGTTCCTCGTCGAACTGCGCGGCGCGGGCCACGAGCTCCCCGTCGGCGTCGACGATGAGCGAGTCCCCCTCGAAGACGAGGTCGTCCTGGCCGCCGGTCATGTTCACGTAGCCGATGGCGGCGCCGAGTTCGCGTGCGCGGCGCCGGCACAGATCGAGCCGGACGTCGTCCTTGTGCCGCTCGTAGGGCGAGCCGTTGAGGGTGATCAGCATGCCCGCGCCGGCATCGGCCGCGGCGGCGACGGGGCCGCCGTCCTGCCACAGGTCCTCGCAGATGGCGAAGGCGATATCGGCTCCGTGCAGCCGGAGCAGGGGCAGCGTGTCTCCGGGGACGAAGTACCGGAACTCGTCGAAGACCCCGTAGTTGGGCAGGTGGTGTTTGGCCGAGACGAGTCGGATCCGGCCCTCGTGCAACACCGCGAGCGAGTTCTGCGGAGCGCCGGAGGGCTGGCCGAACCGGGGCCCGGGGCCCTTCCTGCGGCCGAGGAAGCCGACGACGACCGGAAGGTGCGCGAGGCCCTCCGCGGCGAGGCGGCCGGCGAGATGGTGGGTGGCCTTGGTGGAAGCGGAGACGAAACCGTCCCGCAGGGCGAGATCCTCGACGGAGTATCCCGTGACGACCATCTCGGGGAACACGACGAGATGGGCTCCAGCGTCACTCGCCTGGCGAGCGTGAGCGACGACGCTGTCGCAATTACCTTCCAGATCCCCGACAACCGGGTTGATCTGGGCCAGAGCTATACGAAGTTGTACCACGGCGGCGACAGTAGCGAATGAGTTAACACAGGCGCAACATGTCACATTTCGATCACTCAGTGAATGCCACCGCCACCCCGGCGGCACACAAAACGGCTCCACGGCCCAACAGGAACCGCGACCTCGTGAGATGAACCACAAGGCGTCCTTCCAGTTCCGGAGCGAAACAGGCGGCCGCACCACCGCCGCCACCCCCGAGGGGAGACGCCCGGAAACCCCAGTTCAACAGCGTTGACCCCCGGCTGTTCAGGAGTTCTCCACCTGCGGTACACCGACACGCCACACCGCCAGAACCCCTCCACGGAAGGAGCGACGGCGATGAATCCCGAATCCCATTCTACTGTGACCCATCTTGCAATTCGGGCGTTTTTCCCTTTATCTGGTCGACGGCTCGTACACCCCACTTCGTGCCAGATCCCCCCACAGGCGAAAACCTCGCCCAAAGCGTCACCCACGTGTCCGGACACGACAGACCACACTCATCCACCACGCAACCTCCGCCCTGCTCACGCGGAACACCGACCGGTCGCGGAGCGAGACAACGCCGTCTCCGCCGACGACGAAGGGAACGCCCCCTGTGGATGCCATCAACGCGGGCATCGTCGCCTTCAGCGACGGGCTCTGGGCCTGGCTGCTCATTCCTGCCCTCATCATCCTGAGCCTGTACTTCACCGTGCGATCGGGCGCGGTGCAGTTCCGGATGATCCCCGACATGTTCCGGGCGCTGCGGAGCGATCCCGGCCTCGCCGCCGACGGCGGCAGACCGATCTCCGCCTTCCAGGCCTTCGCCGTCTCCGCCGCCGCCCGCATCGGCACCGGCAACATCGCGGGTGTGGCCACCGCGATCGCCCTCGGCGGACCCGGAGCCATCTTCTGGATGTGGGCCATGGCGCTGCTCGTCGGAGCCGCGAGCTTCGTCGAGTCGACCCTCGCGCAGCTCTACAAGGTCGGGAGCAAGGACGGATACCACGGCGGCCCCGCCTACTACATGGAATACGGACTCCGGTCACGCTGGATGGGCGTGCTCTTCGCCGTCATCATCACCGTGACCTTCGGTTTCGTGTTCACGAGCGTGCAGAGCAACACGATCTCGTCCGCCGTGGCCACCTCGGTCTCGACCGTCTCCGGCACCGAGAGCCCGGCCTGGCTCGCCCCCGCGATCGGCGTCGTCCTCGCCCTCGCCACGGGAGTCATCATCTTCGGCGGGGCACGGCGCATCGCCCGAGCGGCGGCCCTGATGGTGCCGTTCAT from Nocardiopsis aegyptia harbors:
- the nadE gene encoding NAD(+) synthase: MEGNCDSVVAHARQASDAGAHLVVFPEMVVTGYSVEDLALRDGFVSASTKATHHLAGRLAAEGLAHLPVVVGFLGRRKGPGPRFGQPSGAPQNSLAVLHEGRIRLVSAKHHLPNYGVFDEFRYFVPGDTLPLLRLHGADIAFAICEDLWQDGGPVAAAADAGAGMLITLNGSPYERHKDDVRLDLCRRRARELGAAIGYVNMTGGQDDLVFEGDSLIVDADGELVARAAQFDEELLVTDVELPRAEDTSWRADEAGGFRVVRYTVSDRAPAPYEARPPSLTPRRDPLNDLGEVYSALVAGVRDHVRKNGFTSVLVGVSGGADSALTATIAADAVGADAVHALVMPGRGSDPEALDDAEDLIKRQGLTRRLYPVDRLLDALESTITVAGAGGGEDLLEQARGVLLKALSREEGHLVLATGDKSELAMGLCAHHGDGAGAYAPLRDCWKTLVRELARWRNSQSPTTDGAPPMPERALVRESARGWDAVDSAPERPGYEVLDGLLDAYIGTDHGASDLTAAGFAPDLVRHVVRLVDRAEHQRRQYPPGPKITKRTLGRDRRLPITNRWLL